atatgtaccTGCACCTGCACCAGAAGTTGTATTGCTCAATACAAGCTACATATGTGTGATAATATTCAGGCTGTGGGCACTTGATGATGCACTGGCTGTGGAGTGCTATTATATAAAAAAATGTGTGGTTTTATCTATTGCTTATCGATATGGTTGTAATCTTCTACTCCACAAGGATGGGTCAGGTGCAATGGGGAGTTTTTTAGGTAAAGTTCTATGGTCACTCTCTCTAGTCTCCACCCTATGTGGATAGCTCAGACTACATTATGCACTTGACTGTGTTGCTAAGTGTTTAAGACTTTTCCATCAGTGATTCAATGAGTAGGTGTTAATGCTGAGACTGGCAGATTTAAACGATTTTATTTGACCAACCTGCGTCTGGTGCTACCAGTTCAAGTGTTATGTGTTTTTGATCAGGCTGATTTGCATATGGCCACATGTATCCAAAAAACATCACACACATCCATCCTTCAGAAAAAAAATGATGTCCTGAAATGAATTTGGAATAGCTGAAGTATTTTCATTACTGGGAGGCAACTCAAGTTGATCAGATGCTTATTCTGTACATGCTGTTTGTCTGTTTTCTGCAGCTCTTGTGCGCATGGAAATCGAAGATGAAACTGATAGATTGACGGGGAGATCAAAACAAATATCTCCAGTCCCTATTCATCTCAGCATATACTCACCAAACGGTATTATACGTTGGACATAAGTGCATAACTTAGTGCTACATTGATGGAGAATATTGCTGCTGGTATTTACTAAATATAAATTTCCAGTTCCATTTTATATGAATATCACTGTAACTTCTCTGTTTGACAACAGTAGCCATGTATCTCTGATTTCATTCCTTTTTCATGGTGGTGTTTATATAGAGATCTTAGTTTATAAACAATAGCATTCATGCAGCTCTTGCATCTTCTTGGATCTTAATCTTTTTCCGGAGGGGTATTACTTCTACATTTTCTTGATAAGTCATTTATTCTACTCAATTGGCTATTGCAGTTGTCAACTTAACATTGATTGATCTGCCGGGTCTAACTAAGGTTGCTACCGGTATGCCAATGTctattttttttcacattttctgaTCTAGGCAATGTTCACAAGGAATTTTCATTCACCATGTTGTCATCTCTTTTCAGAGGGGCAGCCTGAAAGCATTGCCCAGGATATCGAAAACATGGTGCGCTTATATGTTGAGAAGGTACTGCTATTGCTTCAATGGGGTGCACTTGACATACATAAGATGTGCATGTTGATATTTACCTATGGAGTGACACATTCCTATCTTCTTTTGTAGCCAAACTGTATTATACTTGCTATATCTCCTGCCAATCAAGATATAGCAACATCAGATGCCATTAAGCTTGCTCGGGATGTTGATCCAAGTGGTATGAACCAAAATTCTGCACTTATTTTGTTGTGATCTACTAATTCTATTATCTGATGGTACAATCCTTCAGTATAATGTTGAATAACTACGTATGTACTTACGTTTTATACGCCTATCAATGTCACAACTCATCATATTTGCTGATGTCATTTGCttcaaagattttagcactatggatgttcaacatgaaaaataacaaaacaACATCTTTTCGGTGGAACCGATACATAACTTAGCAAGTATTTGGTTTTAACTCCAGATTATTGTGGTCGATTAATGATTACTGAGCCATGTGCGATGTACATTTCACTCCAATGGCTTAGACTACTGATTCTCTTGTCTAATATTTTATGACCTATTCACATTTGATTGATATTCTCCCCCACTGTGACAAAATTATCTGTTTGATGCATCTACCATATTTTCTTGCCTATTAATAAAAGCGTACTTTATAAAAAAAACATATTTCTTGCCTGAGGGATCATTTTAAATTTTCATAGGTGAAAGGACCTTTGGCGTGTTGACTAAGCTTGATTTGATGGACAAGGGAACAGATGCACTTGATGTACGCTTCTACTTTACTTTTTTCTGTGAATTTTGGGCTTATTAAGGACCTAATAATGCCCAATACTTGTTCTTCTCGCTAAGGTTCTTGAAGGAAGAGCTTACAAGCTACAACACCCATGGGTTGGAATTGTTAACCGCTCACAAGCAGATATCAACAGGAATGTTGACATGATTATTGCTAGGGAAAAAGAACAAGAGTTCTTTCATTCTAGTCCTGAATATGCTCATTTAGCCAGCAGGATGGGTTCAGAATATCTTGCTAAACTTCTTTCACAGGTTCGAAACATCCTTCTAGTGTTTTTATTCTTGTTCTTTGTAAGGTAGCAATGGTCTCATCATGCAATCCTGTTTTTTATCTCTCAGCAACTCGAGGCAGTTATTAGGGCACGCATTCCAAGCATCACATCTTTGATAAACAAAACTATTGATGAGCTTGAATCTGAGATGGATCACCTTGGTAGACCTATTGGATCAGACGCTGGGGTAATCAATGAAACTTTTGAGCTAAATTGCATTGGACTCAAACAGACATATGTAACACCATTCATGTACTTGTGCAGGCTCAGTTATATCTAGTCCTGGAGTTGTGCCGTGCGTTTGACAAAATATTTAAAGAACATCTTGATGGAGGGTAAGTTCCATTTTGATTATTTCATGTCTTTATTTTTCTTGGTTATAATCTGTAACGTGGATATTGAAATATGCAGACGACCTGGTGGTGATCGAATTTACTGGGTCTTTGATAATCAACTCCCTGCTGCTCTGCGGAAGCTTCCATTTGATCGCCACCTCTCCTTGCCAAACGTTAAACGAATTGTGTCACAAGCTGATGGTTATCAGCCTCATTTAATTGCTCCTGAGCAAGGTTACCGTCGACTGATAGAGTCTGGTCTCAGTTATTTTAGAGGGCCAGCTGAAGCTTCTGTAGATGCTGTAAGATTTCTTCTTCCTGTGGTTGCTTGCTTTGCCATGTTTCTTCCACTAAGTCCCCTTTTATCATCACTTTAGGTGCATAATGTCCTGAAAGAGCTGGTAAGGAAATCAATTGGGGAGACTGAGGTTTGTTTTCTTGTACACTTCAACTCCAACTTGCCACTTAAAATTTTTGTAAGTTATGTATTTACTGTAGTGATATTGTTTCACTAGGAACTGAGAAGATTTCCCACTCTTCAAGCGGAGCTTGCTGCTGCATGCAACAAAGCCCTGGAGAGCTTCCGTCAAGAGGGCCGTAAAACTACTGTGCGATTGGTCGATATGGAGTCAGCGTATTTGACGGTCGACTTCTTCCGCAAGCTTCCACAGGAGGTGGACAGGGCTGGAACTGGATACCCTGTGGACAATGCTGGAACTGGACCTTCCACTCCTGTTGATCGGTACTCTGACGCGCACTTCAGGAGGATTGCTTCTAATGTGTCCTCGTACATTGGCATGGTATCGGACACACTGAAGAATACTATTCCCAAGGCTGTTGTTCACTGCCAAGTCCGGGAAGCCAAGCGGTCCTTGCTGAACTATTTCTATATTCAAGTGGGCAGTAAAGATGTAGGTGTCTTCTTTTGTTGTCTAAATATGTTCATTCCTTATCCTTTCAGTTGTCTCAGTGATCAATTTCCTGTGTAGGCTAAGCAGCTCGCGCTACTCCTTGATGAGGATCCTGCTCTTATGGGGCGCAGGCAGCAATGCTTTAAGAGGCTTGAGCTATACAAGTCAGCAAGGGATGAGATTGATGCTGTGTCATGGTCGCGGTGAAGGTAACATACCATGTGCTTGTAATATACTTGCCTTAGTTCAACTCATGTTGTTTTGAGAAATGCCGAATTAGCAGTCGGTTAGTCTGGACTATTGTTGTCAAATCTCAGCTGACAGATCAGTTACCTTGCTGTAAATAACTCCTAGTCTTTTTTTCACTGTGTAATTCCGAGCTATTAGTATGAATATAACAGTTTTGTGTGACTACGGATATGAAATTTACAGACTTCTAAGTTTACAGACTTCTAAGTAGAAGTACTAGTTCTGGTACTTCTTAGTAGGATGCATGTGATCTTTGACAATCTGTATGCGGAGTTCTCAGCATAAGTAATGATCTTTCACCATCTTTGTGCATACTGATGCATATGCTCATTTATTCTCAACTCTCAAGCCCTGAACTCCCCTTTCAAAGAAAGAGCGCCTATTTCGTTTCCAGACTGTATACTATGGCATTTAGGCTTACAGGCCATTTTGCCCCTTTTGTGCTTCCTTCAGTTGTGGGACCTTCAGAGTTCAGACCATTCATACCTGCTGTTGGTAACCGTTCTGGCCCGGCCTGATACATTATAATAGTCCTCTTGTCAGGAGATTATTACTGCAACTAGATTTAGTTTTGGGGCGCTTTGTTTCCAGGTTCAGACAAGAGCCGCCCTAAAGAAAATCTTAGACAAGAGCCTTCCCGGTAAATCATACATGCACTTTCGTCTGCGCATTCTTGGCACAACTCAACCTGCATGTAATGTAAGGCCTGCCTACCGATCTGATAATTTGTTAACGGTGGCTTTTTCAATACTCCAGAAGAGGAACCTGAATTAGACGAGTCTGGTCAAGTTACAGGTTATTTTGTTCTTGTAGCAATGGTTCCACAGGATTCAAATCGCTCAtattttttcttgtcacctactcaTCTTTTGTAGACTTGAATTTGACTCTGCAGTACTCTAGTATGTTGAACTGACTTTTGGTTTCTTTGGTGATTCTTCACCTGGTATTTAGTCCACGCTTTCTAAAGCTATGATTTTCTTTCCCGTCGATCTTTCACGAGAACCCTGCATAGAACATATCTTCTATTACAGCAAATTGACAAAGACACTTTTGTGCCAAGAGAAGTATCATTGTTGATGACACATCTCCCCCCCTTTTGGTTTCTGGTACTTTTAGTAGGATTCATATGTTTATTTAGGCCCCGTTTGGAATCTCTCCACTCCGCGGAGTTGGGGAGCTCGGTTTTGGCAGCTCCGTCAAAGTGAGCTGTAGTCTGGTCCGCTCCGGGAGCAGAGTCAGAGAAGTGGAGAGGAACCGAACACTCCCTTATTCTCAACTCTCAAGCCCCTACCCCTTCTTTCAGAGAAAGCGCACCTATTTCTTTTCCAGCCTATAAGCCATGGCATTTAGACTTTCTGCTTCTTTTAGTTTTCAGACCTTCAGAGTTCAGACCATTCGTTACCTGCTATTGCTAACTGTCCTGGCCTTACTAAAAGAGAAAAGGTAACCGTCCTGGCCTGGCCTGATACATATTGTCCAGTGGTGCTCTTGTTAGTTTTGGGGCTCTTTGTTTCCAGGGTAGACAAGAGCCTCCTGGTAAATCATATATGCAGTTATGCACTTTCGTCTACACATTCTTGGCAGAACTCAATCTGCATGTGTTGTATATAAGGCCTGCCCACGGTCTGATAATTTGTTATCTGTAGCTTTTCAATTCTCCAGAGACGAGTCAGGTCAAGTTTACTACCGGTTCTTTTGTTCTGG
The sequence above is a segment of the Triticum dicoccoides isolate Atlit2015 ecotype Zavitan chromosome 1A, WEW_v2.0, whole genome shotgun sequence genome. Coding sequences within it:
- the LOC119275343 gene encoding dynamin-related protein 1E-like, with the translated sequence MATMENVIVLVNRIQRACTVLGDHGGDGAAASLPALWEALPSVAVVGGQSSGKSSVLESIVGRDFLPRGSGIVTRRPLVLQLHKTEVGEQEYAEFLHAPRRRFTDFALVRMEIEDETDRLTGRSKQISPVPIHLSIYSPNVVNLTLIDLPGLTKVATEGQPESIAQDIENMVRLYVEKPNCIILAISPANQDIATSDAIKLARDVDPSGERTFGVLTKLDLMDKGTDALDVLEGRAYKLQHPWVGIVNRSQADINRNVDMIIAREKEQEFFHSSPEYAHLASRMGSEYLAKLLSQQLEAVIRARIPSITSLINKTIDELESEMDHLGRPIGSDAGAQLYLVLELCRAFDKIFKEHLDGGRPGGDRIYWVFDNQLPAALRKLPFDRHLSLPNVKRIVSQADGYQPHLIAPEQGYRRLIESGLSYFRGPAEASVDAVHNVLKELVRKSIGETEELRRFPTLQAELAAACNKALESFRQEGRKTTVRLVDMESAYLTVDFFRKLPQEVDRAGTGYPVDNAGTGPSTPVDRYSDAHFRRIASNVSSYIGMVSDTLKNTIPKAVVHCQVREAKRSLLNYFYIQVGSKDAKQLALLLDEDPALMGRRQQCFKRLELYKSARDEIDAVSWSR